The following coding sequences lie in one Leptospira selangorensis genomic window:
- a CDS encoding LB099 family protein — protein MDYEKEKKKLLSAKTPEQYIEFSIKSKLEGPKKSSITTEWLNKSGYSIDDIKYARNRHPFWREKRNKGSYERNSRRLEYHNYYKTDEKIVWDDAKLSKFYDLNQEGNADHELARLFKTSIPAVNHIRRKFRFSTILLELEKKKPNKAAVIKLSGHSESVLKRLIKEKGKR, from the coding sequence ATGGATTACGAAAAGGAAAAAAAGAAACTCCTCTCTGCGAAAACGCCAGAGCAGTACATTGAATTTTCCATCAAATCAAAACTAGAAGGACCTAAGAAATCCAGTATTACCACAGAATGGCTAAATAAATCCGGTTATTCAATAGATGACATAAAATATGCAAGGAATAGGCATCCTTTTTGGAGAGAGAAAAGAAACAAAGGCTCTTACGAAAGAAACAGCCGTCGTCTAGAATACCATAACTATTATAAGACGGACGAGAAGATCGTTTGGGACGATGCCAAACTTTCCAAGTTTTACGACCTGAATCAGGAAGGAAATGCGGATCATGAGCTGGCTAGACTTTTCAAAACTTCTATTCCTGCTGTGAATCATATTCGCAGAAAGTTCCGTTTTTCCACCATTCTACTTGAGCTGGAAAAAAAGAAACCTAACAAGGCTGCAGTTATCAAACTAAGCGGTCATTCAGAGTCTGTTCTGAAACGTTTGATTAAGGAAAAAGGAAAAAGATAA
- a CDS encoding polysaccharide deacetylase family protein, with protein sequence MYKQISRFSILLILSIFASSNLSAGPVREFLSSDGKSKTNQEEEEGPKTSAPKREIPRSEETSSPSPKIEAKVKKEKEESVASAEPSSRKSKRIERRKKGKTKVSKKEKQEIKEKEKETASKKYENSLPGVSGLPPKTQYDTNNQNANAELGHGKGIPVLCYHHLVGNQDPMGGYNLDPSLLEEQFKYLKSLGYQTISLDQFYQYQQGKAGSDFPARPVLLTFDDGSLTHRDVLVPLLKKYGMRASVFIYPTVISNPRFKFYLSWAQLKEALDSGVLDIGSHTVYHPKLPAMSRAEIRSQLKDSKATLEAKTGRKIQDLAYPFGLFDVRVIEEAKAAGYRMAFTVNPGKNVPGTYAYTVHRSLVTWGMSQSRFNSILSASPPAKIKLGVLDGSWVKPGDSFPVIVEGLDPKSVAIKISGKEGILQRKSDTEYIIRIPEFKKTTYPAMTVIGKTTSGKRSETQFLFVNRKEFKKDPD encoded by the coding sequence ATGTATAAACAAATCAGCCGTTTTTCCATTCTACTTATTCTAAGTATTTTCGCTTCTTCCAACCTTTCAGCGGGACCTGTCCGTGAATTTTTAAGTTCAGACGGTAAATCCAAAACGAACCAAGAGGAAGAAGAAGGTCCAAAAACTTCCGCTCCTAAAAGAGAAATTCCTAGATCGGAAGAAACTTCTTCACCTTCTCCTAAAATAGAAGCAAAGGTTAAAAAAGAAAAAGAAGAATCTGTGGCTTCTGCGGAACCTTCTTCCCGTAAATCCAAACGTATAGAGCGCAGGAAAAAAGGAAAAACCAAGGTTTCTAAAAAGGAAAAGCAGGAGATTAAAGAGAAGGAAAAAGAGACTGCTTCTAAGAAGTACGAAAATTCTCTTCCTGGAGTTTCAGGACTTCCTCCTAAAACACAGTACGATACTAATAATCAAAATGCGAATGCGGAATTAGGTCATGGAAAAGGGATCCCTGTTTTATGTTACCATCACTTGGTTGGGAACCAAGATCCGATGGGTGGGTATAATTTAGATCCTAGCCTTTTAGAAGAACAATTTAAGTATCTCAAGTCTTTAGGTTACCAGACTATTAGCCTGGACCAATTCTACCAATACCAGCAAGGTAAGGCCGGTTCTGATTTCCCTGCCCGCCCCGTTCTTTTAACATTTGATGATGGCTCCTTGACCCACAGAGATGTGCTTGTTCCTCTGCTCAAAAAATATGGAATGAGAGCTTCCGTTTTTATTTATCCGACTGTGATCTCCAATCCAAGATTTAAATTTTATCTAAGCTGGGCCCAATTGAAAGAAGCTTTGGACAGTGGAGTTTTAGATATAGGTTCTCATACGGTCTACCATCCTAAATTGCCTGCAATGTCTAGAGCAGAGATCAGGAGCCAACTCAAAGATTCTAAAGCAACTCTCGAGGCTAAAACCGGAAGAAAGATCCAAGACCTCGCTTATCCATTCGGGTTATTCGACGTACGAGTAATAGAAGAAGCAAAGGCTGCGGGTTATAGAATGGCATTCACAGTAAACCCAGGGAAGAATGTTCCCGGAACGTATGCTTATACGGTCCATAGGTCCTTGGTGACTTGGGGGATGTCCCAATCCAGGTTCAATTCGATTCTAAGCGCTTCTCCACCTGCCAAGATTAAATTGGGAGTTCTGGATGGTTCTTGGGTCAAACCTGGAGATAGTTTTCCTGTTATAGTAGAAGGTCTAGACCCTAAGTCGGTGGCGATCAAGATTAGCGGAAAAGAAGGTATTCTTCAAAGAAAGTCGGATACAGAATATATCATTAGAATTCCTGAATTCAAAAAGACTACTTATCCAGCAATGACTGTGATCGGCAAAACCACTTCCGGCAAGAGAAGTGAAACTCAATTTTTATTTGTAAATAGAAAAGAGTTTAAAAAAGATCCCGACTAA
- a CDS encoding diguanylate cyclase: MPKDSETFEKIETSKTRNRLPLVLWTALLSLALPYSYFADPIPEQGPVLRLDSHSAGKIPLREEISYFKDTEGTLTWEDISATDSEVEFKKNTDRMPNFGYDSSPYWLKFSVETEESLSEERFLTLEYPHIDYVDVYWKDSKGREGEFHTGDMLPFKERPITERYFVFPLTLEDKGKIEVYIRVKTEGSLTLPLHLVTKSSLDQSSRISLLIDGIYFGALGVMVFYNFFLFLGIREKTYIYYVILIFAVTYFLVMSSGYGYWFLFPNSPKFVNSSFIMATCLAMIFLGLFAEEYLQTRDTYPVLHIFIRGLTIIWGLVAVLPAFVPLKYLMPLTSILPIPEILILMIISLVQSVRKDRKARIFLSAWMFSLVGVFIFSLNRLGLFDSEEIASGMLKIGVLSNVILLSLGLVDRINTFQKEKEEYKERADKLFELSLMDPLTGVANRRFFDQELEREWNRSVRTERPLSLLMIDVDFFKAYNDTYGHLKGDQVLFQVAQSLKECLNRSSDMIARYGGEEFSVILPDTPVEGAIVVALNMLQTVEDMGIPHSESTFTRVTVSIGVSSNTDRDIHSYQELLGLADKNLYDSKAFGRNHIRH, from the coding sequence ATGCCAAAAGATTCCGAGACATTCGAAAAGATCGAAACATCCAAAACTCGGAATCGCCTTCCCCTTGTTTTATGGACGGCGTTGCTTTCCCTCGCCCTCCCCTATTCTTACTTTGCGGATCCTATCCCGGAACAGGGTCCTGTACTTCGTTTAGATTCTCATTCCGCAGGTAAAATCCCGCTTCGAGAAGAAATCTCCTATTTTAAGGACACAGAAGGAACCCTCACCTGGGAAGATATCTCGGCTACAGATTCCGAAGTTGAGTTCAAAAAGAACACGGATAGAATGCCCAACTTCGGTTATGATTCTTCTCCTTATTGGCTTAAATTCTCTGTAGAAACCGAAGAATCCCTTTCAGAAGAACGTTTCCTTACCTTAGAATACCCTCATATAGATTATGTGGATGTGTATTGGAAAGATTCCAAAGGGAGAGAAGGTGAATTTCATACCGGAGACATGCTCCCATTTAAGGAAAGACCTATCACGGAGAGATATTTTGTTTTTCCTTTAACCTTAGAAGATAAGGGAAAGATAGAAGTGTATATCAGAGTCAAGACGGAAGGGTCTCTTACCCTACCGCTTCATCTGGTTACCAAATCCAGCCTGGATCAGTCTTCACGGATCTCATTACTTATAGACGGTATCTATTTTGGCGCCTTGGGGGTAATGGTATTCTATAACTTCTTCCTGTTCTTGGGCATTCGGGAAAAAACCTATATATATTATGTAATTCTAATCTTTGCAGTGACTTATTTCTTAGTCATGAGTTCCGGATACGGCTATTGGTTCCTATTCCCGAATTCTCCTAAATTTGTGAATTCTTCCTTTATCATGGCAACTTGTCTCGCAATGATATTTTTGGGTCTATTCGCAGAAGAATATCTACAGACCAGGGATACCTATCCGGTCCTCCATATATTCATTCGAGGACTGACAATCATATGGGGACTCGTGGCCGTTCTCCCCGCATTTGTACCCTTAAAATATTTAATGCCGCTTACATCGATCCTTCCCATTCCGGAAATATTGATACTGATGATCATCTCCTTAGTCCAAAGCGTTCGAAAGGATAGAAAGGCCAGGATCTTTTTAAGCGCGTGGATGTTTAGTTTGGTTGGGGTATTCATATTTTCACTGAATCGACTCGGTCTTTTTGATTCGGAAGAAATTGCTTCCGGAATGCTGAAGATAGGTGTTTTGAGTAACGTTATTCTTCTTTCTTTGGGACTCGTAGATAGGATCAATACATTCCAAAAGGAAAAAGAGGAATATAAGGAAAGAGCGGATAAACTATTTGAACTTTCTCTAATGGATCCTCTTACCGGAGTGGCAAACAGAAGATTTTTTGACCAAGAATTAGAAAGAGAATGGAACCGTTCCGTTAGAACGGAAAGACCACTTTCTCTTTTAATGATAGATGTGGACTTCTTCAAAGCGTATAACGATACCTATGGTCATTTAAAAGGAGACCAGGTACTTTTCCAAGTGGCCCAATCATTAAAAGAATGTTTAAATCGTTCTTCCGATATGATCGCTAGATATGGAGGAGAGGAATTTTCAGTTATTCTTCCTGATACCCCTGTCGAAGGCGCTATAGTAGTTGCCTTGAACATGTTACAGACGGTCGAAGATATGGGGATACCTCATTCGGAGAGCACCTTCACAAGAGTCACTGTTTCTATAGGCGTGTCTAGTAATACGGATCGTGATATCCATTCCTACCAAGAATTGCTTGGATTAGCGGATAAAAACCTATACGATTCCAAGGCATTCGGTCGAAATCATATACGTCATTGA
- a CDS encoding AMP-dependent synthetase/ligase produces the protein MEPLRLPFLNSQTLYWTLKSSTDTFKEHPAQFFKPDGKTYKSVNFKELGDIVTRIGLGLVSIGVKKGENVGLIADSGHRWIWASMGITNIGSVDVPRGTDSTLEDLIYILNHSKAEVCFAGNSEVVRKISSSASSFPHLKTVILFESSHHSEQRHPFKLLHLDDLISLGDRWIQEKGELEFHSRGESIQESDLATIVYTSGTTGRPKGVMLTHRNIVFNVNMSLALDDVRITPEDRTMAYLPPWHIAERLIETACVRAGASEAFTSISSLGQDLQDIKPTFLLSVPRVWESFYNKVQDKLKDASPVAKLIFKSFQSVANSYYKYKSRLLGLEFALKPRSFFGEVFNRMSGLFGTFFWFVPNILAQLVFSKIRKSLGGKLKFAISGAGALPEYIDRFFNSIGIPILEGYGMTETSGASTRRRLGQITVGTLGKCIPGVEIKILDEKGEEIHEPGVKGIAWHKGGHIMQGYYLDPEKTAETMKDGWLNSGDLLLWTSQGELKYAGRAKDTIVLLGGENLEPEPIEFALTQSELILQAMIVGHDQKTLSALLVPDWEVLDKQLRDWKSRLLQEIADPNSDPDVRELFKKEIKERVSSKNGFKNFEKVSNFYLLPKKFEPGDELTMTMKVKRNVVSDKYKNQINELFR, from the coding sequence ATGGAACCTCTCAGACTCCCCTTTCTAAATTCTCAGACATTATATTGGACTTTAAAGTCTTCTACAGATACTTTTAAGGAGCATCCTGCTCAATTTTTTAAACCGGATGGTAAAACTTATAAATCCGTAAACTTTAAAGAGTTAGGAGATATAGTTACCAGGATCGGTTTGGGTCTTGTATCTATTGGAGTTAAAAAAGGAGAGAATGTAGGTTTGATCGCCGATTCCGGGCATCGTTGGATTTGGGCGAGTATGGGGATCACGAATATTGGAAGTGTGGACGTACCTAGAGGAACCGATTCCACTCTTGAAGATTTGATTTATATCTTAAACCATTCAAAGGCAGAAGTTTGTTTTGCAGGAAATTCAGAAGTGGTCCGTAAGATCAGTTCTTCCGCCTCTTCATTTCCTCATTTAAAAACAGTCATTCTATTCGAATCTTCTCATCATTCTGAGCAAAGACATCCATTCAAACTTTTGCATTTAGACGATCTAATCTCTCTAGGAGACAGATGGATCCAAGAAAAAGGAGAATTGGAATTTCATTCCAGAGGAGAATCCATCCAAGAGTCCGATCTTGCTACTATCGTTTATACTTCCGGGACCACAGGCCGTCCTAAGGGAGTGATGCTGACTCATAGAAACATAGTATTTAACGTAAACATGTCTTTGGCTTTGGACGATGTTCGTATCACTCCGGAAGATAGGACCATGGCTTATCTTCCTCCTTGGCATATTGCAGAAAGATTGATCGAGACTGCATGTGTTCGGGCAGGTGCCTCGGAAGCATTCACTTCAATTTCTAGTTTAGGTCAGGATCTGCAGGATATCAAACCTACTTTCCTTCTTTCTGTGCCTAGAGTTTGGGAAAGTTTTTACAATAAGGTCCAGGACAAACTGAAAGACGCTTCTCCTGTTGCTAAACTTATTTTCAAAAGTTTTCAATCCGTAGCAAATTCTTATTATAAGTATAAAAGTAGGCTTTTGGGTCTGGAGTTTGCATTAAAACCTAGATCATTCTTTGGAGAAGTTTTTAATAGAATGAGCGGGCTGTTCGGGACATTCTTCTGGTTTGTTCCGAATATATTGGCTCAATTAGTATTTTCTAAAATACGAAAAAGTCTAGGTGGAAAATTGAAATTTGCGATCTCTGGGGCTGGGGCTCTTCCGGAATACATAGATAGATTTTTTAATTCTATAGGAATTCCTATCTTAGAAGGATACGGAATGACAGAAACGAGCGGAGCTTCTACAAGAAGAAGGCTAGGGCAAATCACGGTTGGAACTCTCGGAAAATGTATCCCAGGAGTAGAGATCAAGATCTTAGATGAGAAGGGAGAAGAGATCCACGAACCTGGAGTAAAAGGGATCGCTTGGCATAAGGGCGGCCATATCATGCAGGGATACTATTTGGATCCTGAAAAAACCGCAGAAACAATGAAGGACGGGTGGCTAAATTCAGGGGACCTTCTTCTTTGGACCTCTCAAGGAGAATTAAAATACGCAGGAAGAGCCAAGGATACAATCGTACTTTTAGGCGGAGAAAATTTGGAACCTGAGCCGATCGAATTCGCTCTTACCCAGAGCGAGCTGATCCTACAGGCAATGATAGTGGGACATGACCAAAAAACGTTAAGTGCACTTTTAGTCCCGGATTGGGAAGTATTGGATAAACAGTTACGAGACTGGAAATCCAGATTATTACAAGAAATTGCAGATCCAAATTCTGATCCGGACGTCAGAGAATTGTTCAAAAAAGAAATTAAAGAGAGAGTTTCTTCTAAAAACGGTTTCAAAAATTTCGAAAAAGTATCTAATTTTTACCTTCTTCCTAAGAAGTTCGAACCTGGAGATGAGTTAACCATGACTATGAAGGTAAAAAGGAACGTTGTCTCGGATAAATACAAGAACCAAATAAATGAATTATTCAGATAA
- a CDS encoding DoxX family protein, whose amino-acid sequence MPVLTQTVKNRLSTILSVFSALVFLQTLFFKFTGQDESVHIFSTLGIEPWGRIGTGSVEFFVAALLIFPPSRFVGALVGFGLMIGAVLSHLLFLGIVVDDDGGLLFAMAVSVLVSCTIILNLEWDHRPPT is encoded by the coding sequence ATGCCGGTTTTGACTCAAACAGTAAAGAATCGATTGTCCACGATACTTTCCGTTTTTTCGGCCCTTGTATTTTTGCAGACCTTATTTTTTAAATTCACCGGACAGGACGAATCCGTACATATCTTCTCTACCTTAGGAATAGAACCTTGGGGAAGGATCGGAACGGGCTCAGTCGAATTTTTTGTAGCAGCACTTTTGATCTTTCCACCATCCAGATTCGTAGGAGCCTTAGTAGGCTTCGGGCTGATGATCGGGGCGGTATTATCTCACCTTTTATTTTTAGGAATAGTGGTAGATGATGATGGAGGTTTATTGTTCGCAATGGCAGTGAGTGTACTTGTCTCTTGCACCATTATACTAAATCTAGAGTGGGACCATAGACCTCCTACCTAG
- a CDS encoding porin, whose translation MKVRYPFFTLLFFLFSQSVNAESIKLVKKKKARQRQTETSEKNPNSQQELQEHILTSMGFGKGLSFETSDKQNFLNMRVRFQERAVETIRQEDGEKQTEGLEFQARRARLVFSGNFLGKDWQYYVQLSFSNLDMEEDRPVPLRDASISYAKFNNANIKVGQMKVPYNRQRFISDGLQEFVDRTVSNEELNLDRDVGILVSSSNLFGWNCLGYSAGVFGGEGRNRSSNSSGVLTSGKLTYYPLGVFSDNGEPDLEHSTKPKLALSVAGANNQNTNRELSTHGDTYQFARFDYMHTGTEFLFQWKGFSASGEYLTRKANSPFMEKEIGNRTMTEYSRSVKGGFFQLGYLFKNNLGLALRYSEYRPWGKTDPKLTYSRERGLAVSYYLKDHNLKIQADYAYLEGGYVDSLGSHRIRAQIQVFL comes from the coding sequence ATGAAAGTCCGATATCCATTTTTTACACTTCTATTCTTTTTGTTTTCCCAATCCGTAAATGCCGAATCTATAAAGTTAGTTAAAAAGAAGAAGGCCCGGCAAAGACAAACGGAAACCTCCGAAAAAAATCCGAACTCTCAGCAAGAATTACAGGAGCATATCCTGACTAGTATGGGATTCGGAAAAGGGCTCTCTTTCGAAACCTCAGACAAACAAAACTTCCTGAATATGAGAGTTCGATTCCAGGAAAGAGCGGTAGAAACGATCCGCCAAGAAGATGGAGAAAAACAAACCGAAGGTTTGGAATTCCAGGCCAGAAGAGCAAGACTCGTTTTTTCCGGGAATTTTTTAGGCAAAGACTGGCAATATTACGTTCAATTATCTTTTTCTAATTTAGATATGGAAGAAGATAGGCCTGTTCCTTTAAGAGACGCTTCTATATCTTATGCGAAGTTTAATAACGCTAATATAAAAGTGGGGCAAATGAAAGTGCCCTATAATCGCCAAAGATTCATTTCAGACGGTTTACAAGAATTTGTAGATAGAACCGTTTCAAATGAAGAATTAAATCTGGACAGAGATGTTGGAATCCTAGTCTCTTCTTCCAATCTATTTGGATGGAATTGTTTAGGATATTCCGCGGGTGTTTTTGGTGGAGAAGGAAGAAATAGGAGTTCCAACTCAAGCGGAGTGCTAACTAGCGGAAAACTTACCTATTATCCTTTAGGAGTTTTTTCAGACAACGGAGAACCGGATTTGGAACATTCTACAAAACCAAAACTTGCTCTCTCCGTCGCAGGTGCAAATAATCAGAATACAAATCGTGAACTTTCTACTCACGGAGACACTTACCAATTTGCAAGATTCGATTACATGCATACTGGAACAGAGTTTTTATTCCAATGGAAAGGTTTTTCGGCTTCCGGAGAATATCTGACTAGAAAAGCAAACTCCCCTTTTATGGAAAAAGAGATCGGGAATCGAACTATGACAGAATATTCCAGATCCGTAAAGGGAGGATTTTTCCAACTAGGTTATCTTTTTAAAAATAATCTAGGATTGGCGCTTAGATATTCAGAATACAGACCTTGGGGAAAAACGGATCCTAAACTTACGTATTCCAGAGAAAGAGGCCTCGCAGTTTCCTATTATCTCAAGGATCATAATTTAAAAATACAGGCTGATTACGCTTATTTAGAAGGTGGATATGTGGATAGTTTAGGCTCTCATAGGATCCGAGCCCAGATACAGGTATTTTTATAA
- a CDS encoding UDP-2,3-diacylglucosamine diphosphatase: protein MKFRRGRLYDAFFISDIHYLLNKKIKSHKHKELFQLLDHLNKKEVKFDNLYLVGDIIENWFFSADRRLQRVKGKKRFNKLFERLDRLSSGNGKKYYIVGNHDTTSYLMRLTPKVEHYLIERGWIICEKAENETLIAIHGHQGQYNKFTWMGSILVLRILHVFASALPALFKFSENFYHKHLNRQDPSTVEETLHYYQKLSKLTHQDKKVLISGHTHDFLCIPKMNIINTGDWVKSNSFVIQDGKKFSGIRMTARKEFKKEFVLHV, encoded by the coding sequence ATGAAATTTCGAAGAGGAAGACTTTACGACGCGTTTTTCATTTCGGACATCCATTATCTTCTGAATAAGAAGATAAAATCCCATAAGCATAAAGAGCTTTTCCAATTACTGGACCATCTGAACAAAAAAGAAGTAAAATTCGATAATCTGTACCTTGTCGGGGACATTATCGAAAACTGGTTTTTTAGCGCGGATAGAAGGTTACAAAGAGTAAAAGGCAAAAAAAGATTTAACAAACTTTTTGAACGTCTAGATAGGCTCTCTTCCGGGAACGGCAAAAAATATTATATTGTAGGGAACCACGACACTACCTCTTACCTGATGAGACTTACCCCTAAGGTAGAACATTATCTTATCGAAAGAGGTTGGATTATCTGCGAGAAGGCGGAAAATGAAACTCTGATCGCAATCCATGGACACCAAGGCCAGTACAATAAATTTACCTGGATGGGCTCCATTCTTGTCTTAAGAATTCTACATGTGTTCGCATCCGCACTTCCTGCATTATTCAAATTTTCCGAAAACTTCTATCATAAACATCTAAATAGACAAGATCCAAGCACTGTAGAAGAGACATTACATTATTACCAAAAACTTTCCAAACTTACCCACCAAGATAAGAAGGTTCTGATCTCGGGTCATACACACGACTTTTTATGTATCCCCAAAATGAATATAATCAATACCGGAGACTGGGTGAAGAGTAATAGTTTCGTAATCCAAGATGGCAAAAAATTTTCCGGAATTCGGATGACAGCCAGAAAAGAATTCAAAAAAGAATTCGTCTTACATGTTTGA
- a CDS encoding FMN-binding glutamate synthase family protein has product MSEELLIEYLNLIDEHAWLFWSGVVFLFLFCVFIHDIFQKKHTIKHNFPVVGHIRYLFEKIGPELRQYWVANDKEEMPFNRAERSWVYATAKMQNNNFGFGTTELLYDAGYPIIKHSAFPFSDSKAKFIEGDSSMIPSLKVMGEFRNRKKLYRPASVINISAMSYGSLGERAVSSLNKGAKIARCYHNTGEGGLSPYHNFGADVVWQLGTGYFGARDEKGKFSLDHFLKRLDANPNVRAIEIKLSQGAKPGKGGILPGAKVTKEIAEIRGIKPGQDCISPNAHTEFDDVKSLVDFIEKLASVSGLPIGIKSAVGESKFWEELASRMKETGQGPDFITIDGGEGGTGAAPLTFTDHVSLPFKVGFARVYKIFQKYEIADRVVWIGSGKLGFPDRAIVAFAMGCDLIHVARETMMSIGCIQAQKCHTGHCPAGVATQSKWLQAGLDVELKAKRAANYIKGFRKELLSVAHACGYEHPLQFTGNDIEIGAGQNRFRTLTEVLEYERTPIKFTTMMDYTSNITALG; this is encoded by the coding sequence ATGTCTGAAGAACTGTTGATAGAATATTTAAACTTAATAGATGAACATGCTTGGCTTTTTTGGTCGGGAGTCGTTTTTCTTTTTTTATTCTGCGTTTTTATCCACGATATATTCCAGAAAAAGCATACGATCAAACATAACTTTCCGGTTGTCGGTCATATCAGATATCTATTCGAAAAAATAGGGCCGGAACTCAGACAATACTGGGTGGCAAACGATAAGGAAGAGATGCCTTTTAACAGGGCGGAAAGATCTTGGGTTTACGCCACAGCTAAGATGCAAAATAATAATTTCGGTTTCGGAACCACCGAATTATTATACGATGCAGGCTATCCCATCATCAAACATTCGGCATTTCCCTTCTCGGATAGCAAGGCGAAGTTTATAGAAGGTGATAGTTCTATGATCCCTTCTCTCAAAGTAATGGGGGAATTCAGGAACAGAAAAAAATTATATAGACCGGCATCCGTCATAAATATCTCCGCAATGTCTTATGGATCTTTGGGAGAAAGAGCGGTATCTTCTTTAAACAAAGGTGCAAAGATCGCACGTTGTTATCATAATACTGGAGAAGGTGGACTTTCCCCTTATCATAACTTCGGCGCTGATGTCGTGTGGCAATTAGGTACTGGATATTTCGGCGCCAGGGATGAAAAAGGAAAATTCTCCTTAGATCATTTTCTAAAACGTTTAGACGCAAATCCAAACGTAAGGGCTATAGAGATCAAACTTTCTCAGGGTGCAAAACCCGGAAAAGGAGGGATCTTACCTGGAGCAAAAGTCACCAAAGAGATCGCAGAGATCAGAGGGATCAAACCTGGACAGGATTGTATTTCGCCTAATGCACATACCGAATTCGACGATGTAAAAAGTCTGGTCGATTTTATAGAAAAATTAGCGTCCGTTTCAGGACTCCCGATAGGGATCAAAAGTGCAGTGGGAGAATCTAAATTTTGGGAGGAACTTGCAAGTAGAATGAAGGAAACAGGCCAAGGACCTGACTTCATTACGATCGACGGAGGAGAAGGAGGAACAGGAGCGGCGCCGCTAACGTTTACTGATCACGTCTCTCTTCCTTTTAAGGTGGGATTTGCTAGAGTATATAAGATTTTTCAAAAATACGAGATAGCCGACAGAGTTGTCTGGATTGGTAGCGGAAAATTAGGTTTTCCCGACAGGGCTATAGTCGCATTCGCTATGGGTTGTGATCTCATCCATGTAGCAAGAGAAACTATGATGTCTATCGGTTGTATCCAGGCACAAAAATGTCATACGGGTCATTGTCCCGCAGGAGTAGCCACTCAGAGTAAATGGTTACAAGCAGGTTTGGACGTGGAATTAAAAGCAAAACGTGCCGCAAACTATATCAAAGGGTTTAGAAAAGAATTATTATCCGTAGCACATGCCTGCGGATACGAACATCCACTTCAATTTACAGGGAACGATATAGAGATCGGAGCGGGTCAAAATAGATTCAGGACCCTGACTGAAGTTTTGGAATACGAAAGAACTCCTATAAAATTCACCACTATGATGGATTATACGAGTAATATCACCGCACTCGGTTAG
- a CDS encoding acyl-CoA thioesterase: MARVQLDLPEKLAWSTSLNIRIYDTNFAAHLAHDKVVSLLHESRARLFKEKGFSELDVNGYGIILTDLVVEYKAEAFFGDQVRVEIGAGDFSPKGCDLYYRMIHTDGPINGKIVCNAKTGLVFMDYSTRTVSNIPEVFKSWF; the protein is encoded by the coding sequence ATGGCAAGAGTTCAACTGGATCTGCCCGAAAAATTGGCCTGGTCCACTAGCTTAAATATCAGGATTTATGATACAAATTTTGCGGCGCATTTGGCTCATGATAAGGTGGTCTCTCTTTTACATGAATCCAGAGCGAGATTATTCAAAGAGAAAGGATTTTCCGAACTAGATGTAAACGGCTACGGGATCATTCTTACTGATCTAGTCGTGGAATATAAGGCAGAGGCGTTTTTCGGGGACCAAGTCCGAGTAGAGATCGGAGCAGGAGATTTTAGCCCAAAAGGTTGCGATCTATATTATAGAATGATCCATACTGACGGACCTATCAACGGCAAAATCGTATGTAATGCAAAAACAGGATTAGTGTTCATGGATTATTCTACTAGAACGGTTAGCAATATTCCGGAAGTTTTTAAATCCTGGTTTTGA
- a CDS encoding DUF1801 domain-containing protein translates to MAQKKDQFQKFTNSDVAETFSEYSPSVREKLFRLRELIFETAKEIQGVGRIEEVLKWGQPSYITPESKSGTTIRIDALKGDSKEYAMFFHCQTDLIARFRKLYPKTFHFEGNRSIIFSESSKLPEKEIKQCISFALTYHSDKKKK, encoded by the coding sequence ATGGCTCAGAAAAAGGATCAGTTTCAAAAATTCACTAATTCGGATGTGGCGGAAACATTCTCGGAATATTCTCCCTCAGTCCGAGAAAAATTATTTCGTTTGAGAGAACTTATATTTGAAACCGCGAAAGAGATCCAAGGAGTGGGCAGGATAGAAGAAGTCCTAAAATGGGGACAGCCTAGTTATATTACTCCTGAATCCAAAAGTGGGACTACGATCCGTATAGATGCCTTAAAAGGGGATTCGAAAGAATATGCGATGTTCTTTCATTGCCAAACGGACCTGATCGCCAGATTCAGGAAATTATATCCTAAAACATTTCATTTTGAGGGAAATAGAAGTATTATATTTTCTGAAAGTTCTAAACTTCCCGAAAAGGAAATAAAACAGTGTATTTCTTTCGCGCTAACTTATCATTCAGACAAAAAGAAAAAGTAA